In Paraglaciecola sp. T6c, the sequence CACATCATTTGGTGCTGTCATTGGCTGGAAACCTTTATTCTAGGACGCTAAGCCCCAAATGCTAAATCCGGTATTTTCCTTGCTACTTTGAATCTAGAAGTGAGTTGCTGCTGTTGACGTTAGCACCCCATAAATAGAATTACAGAAAACTAAACGTCTGAAAGACAGACGATTGCGGATTGCGGATAAAAAATCAAAAATCGAAACTCGCGCATCATAAATACGACAAAGAATGCAAAAAGTAAACGGGAGGCAAAATGGCTGGTGGTTGGGCAAAAGACGGTGCAGTACAAGACCAGATAGACGCGAGCGTTGAAGAAGCGGTAGCCCGCGCGAAAAGTCAGATGTTGAAAGGCGAAAGTGCTGAATTCTGTGAAGAATGTGATGAACCTATTCCTGAGCGCAGACGCGTCGCATTACCCGGGGTTCAGTTGTGTATCAATTGCCAAACAGAGATAGAAAAGCACGCAAGTGTTACCTCCTCTATTAATCGCCGCGGTAGTAAAGACAGCCAATTAAGATGATCCGCATCGCTCCCCTTCATAGCTTTGCTGCCTGACATCGAATTGACGATTGGCTTATCAAGCTCGCCACCTGAAGTCACAGTGCTTGACTCTAAGGTTTGATATATATGGTCTTTAAAGCTATCCAAGCCAACTGGTGTAAACCAAATTGGTTAAACTGAATAATGTAAACCGAATTGCTTAAAGCGGATGATTTACACCGAATAAGCAAAACAAACGTGTTTAAGCCAGAGAAACCAAACACAGCTCTTATAGCCACGTAAGGCTAATCCCCCAGTCTACATCATATGGCAGCATGGGCGTTTTCATCCCTTGCCATTTTAACGTCAATTTTTACTGCTAGCATGGCTGCTGGTAAAATGGCTGTCCTAATGAACATGGTTTTTTATCCCTTGCCATTTTAACGTCAATTTTTACTGGTAGCATGGCTGCTGGTAAGATGGCTGTCCTAATGAACATCGTTTTTTATCGCGACATATCGCATGTGAAATACAGCTTGTTGAAAATAGCGCGCGAAATACAGGGCGTAATAAGGTCAATACATGAATAACAAAAATGGCTTAAGCCAGCTGCAAGAGTCCACTTTCAGCAAAATATTTACACTACTCACTTTGAAATTAGGCTGCGCAACAATCCTGGCAATGATGGCCAGCAATGCGTTTTCAGCTAGTTTTAATTGCCAAAATGCGGCCCAAACTGACGAAAAAATAGTGTGCGGAAGTGTAGAGTTGTCAACGTTAGATGAACAACTTAGCAAGCGGTACAAAGTCGCCATCGCTAACAATCAAGCTCAGCCGGCAAAGAAACTTGAAATTCAGCGCAGCCAAACCCAGTGGCTTTCACAACGTAAAGCGTGTCATTTCAGTTTTGATTGTATAAAGCGAGTTTACCGAAAAAGGATCAGTTCACTCATCGCATTGTCTCGCACCGAGAGTGCTTTTTCTTGGGGGGGTAACTATCGCCTAACACCAAGTACCAGCGCAACGCGTTTAGGCTCAGCAAGAGAGCGACAACCTATCAAAGTGCTATCACAAACTGATGTCATGCTTAATGGCTACCCTTGGTTTCAAATTGAAATCGACGGGCAAAAAGCCTATCAATGGGGCGGGATCATCTGCGACCCCCACTTCCCAAATACAACCTTTTGTGAATAAGCTGGTTTTCTTACCGCATCACAATTAGAGGCCTATAACAATAAAGCGCATACTGATTTTAGCCATTAAATTATTGTTCTGCTTCAAACGGCGGTCTTGGCCGCTCATCCACCGTCAGTTTAAACACATCAGGGCGCGAGTAATGCCCAGCAGGGTCTAAATCGTAACGCGCCTTAATAATGTCATCTAAGTCGATTTCAGCGCTGATCAAGCCTTCTTCGTTATACAATGGCCCAGCGAGTATTTCGCCCATTGGCGATACGATCATACTGCCACCACGAATTAATGGCTTGTCCGCTGGCCATGCATGATCGAGCATTTCGCCCGGTTTAGGTGGCCCTTGATATTGGCAGGCGCTGACCAGAAAATTTCGTCCTTCGTAGGCAATGTGGCGCATACTTGCCTGCCAAATATCTCGGTCGTCCACGGTAGGTGCGCACCAAATATCCATACCCTTGGCGTACATAGTGCTGCGAAGCAATGGCATGTAGTTTTCCCAGCAAATGGCAGCCCCCACACGCCCTGCCGAGGTATCCACAATAGGGATCGTCGAGCCGTCGCCCTGGCCCCATATTAGACGCTCGCTAGCGGTTGGCATGAGTTTTCGATGCTTATGCACCTCCCCCGCTTGAGTGATAAATAACGCGGTGCAATATAAAGTACTGCCGCCCCGTTCAATAATGCCAATCACCACAGCAGTATTACATTCACGCGCTAATTCGATTAAGGCTTGCACCTCAGGGCCATCTATTTCAACCGCTTGCTTAAAATAAGCCATGTACTGTTCACGCCCTTGTTCGGTGCGATAGCCCACACGTGTGCCAAAATCAGAGCCTTTTGGGTACCCCCCTAAAAGGGCTTCAGGCATCACCAATACATCACACTGGCTATTAATAATGGCGTCTTTAAAGCCCAATATCCGCTTTAGTGTGTCGCTCGTGCCTAAGTCAGATGAGCCAAGTTGTAATGCTGCAATCGTTTTAGTGTTCATTAATATGTGTGCTTCCCAATATTCCCAAGTCGTAACGTGAATGTGCCGCATTTTTCGACGTGCTGTCAATATGCCTATTCATGCTTAGCAGTTATTCCCTCACTTGCACTGGTGTGCTGTGGGCCTTACTCTTAGATAAAAAATAAAAAGGCCTCACCATGACAGCACAGACAGTAACACCTGAAACAGAAAACCACGCTGGAACACAGGAACAGAGCGCTTCTGCTTTTCCGAATTTGCTGAGCCCATTGGACTTAGGTTTCACCACATTAAAAAACCGCACGCTGATGGGCTCAATGCATTTGGGCTTAGAGGAAGAAAAAGGGGGTTTTGATAAATTAGCCGCTTTTTATGCAGAGCGTGCCAGAGGCGGTGTGGGCTTAATCGTTACCGGCGGCATAAGCCCTAACATTGCCGGATGGGTAGCCCCGTTTGCTGGGCGCATGAGCAGTTTGCGCCACGCCAAAAAACATAAAGT encodes:
- a CDS encoding DksA/TraR family C4-type zinc finger protein encodes the protein MAGGWAKDGAVQDQIDASVEEAVARAKSQMLKGESAEFCEECDEPIPERRRVALPGVQLCINCQTEIEKHASVTSSINRRGSKDSQLR
- a CDS encoding lysozyme inhibitor LprI family protein; the encoded protein is MNNKNGLSQLQESTFSKIFTLLTLKLGCATILAMMASNAFSASFNCQNAAQTDEKIVCGSVELSTLDEQLSKRYKVAIANNQAQPAKKLEIQRSQTQWLSQRKACHFSFDCIKRVYRKRISSLIALSRTESAFSWGGNYRLTPSTSATRLGSARERQPIKVLSQTDVMLNGYPWFQIEIDGQKAYQWGGIICDPHFPNTTFCE
- a CDS encoding carbon-nitrogen hydrolase family protein, which translates into the protein MNTKTIAALQLGSSDLGTSDTLKRILGFKDAIINSQCDVLVMPEALLGGYPKGSDFGTRVGYRTEQGREQYMAYFKQAVEIDGPEVQALIELARECNTAVVIGIIERGGSTLYCTALFITQAGEVHKHRKLMPTASERLIWGQGDGSTIPIVDTSAGRVGAAICWENYMPLLRSTMYAKGMDIWCAPTVDDRDIWQASMRHIAYEGRNFLVSACQYQGPPKPGEMLDHAWPADKPLIRGGSMIVSPMGEILAGPLYNEEGLISAEIDLDDIIKARYDLDPAGHYSRPDVFKLTVDERPRPPFEAEQ